A window of the Myxococcales bacterium genome harbors these coding sequences:
- a CDS encoding B12-binding domain-containing radical SAM protein, with the protein MVAEHHIAGPAKGTGLFLYLNLFPDGSRRAVRGHNLTVQGINANAPLGLLYLAAVAHRRGYDADLLDQQVEAFDAATVVERIRRERTRFVGLYCCHYDPLIAKVAAYVRRIKSETDAAVIVGGPSFDPLPVLQAGADAVCLGEGEATFAEFLDHLEGQLPLDRVRGIAYLPGGQVHQTAPMPLVEDLDALPFPWRKYVDRYFITGNPNCRRPMLELVGSRGCPMRCSFCGSPGFWGRSWRLRSPGNLLDEARELIDRHGARYLHFRDDLFGADPRWLDRFLDLYEAIPNRPNWSCYLHPASFGERRESYLRRLAASGLNMVVYGLQSTDAGILQGIHRRAEEPAMLAEQLRLARRLGILTFVGIIFGLPGETRETMRATERWVKKHRPDILTIMPLGLLRNSEFGERYQSTDEVTPLPPALINREIRRVTRSFYAHPRHLPRLLWYVLRKNPGWLRQALPRLRYGLQFFQFSRRDTNW; encoded by the coding sequence GTGGTCGCGGAACACCACATCGCTGGGCCGGCCAAAGGAACGGGGCTGTTCCTGTACCTCAATCTGTTTCCGGACGGTTCCCGCCGGGCCGTGCGCGGCCACAACCTCACGGTGCAGGGCATCAACGCCAACGCGCCGCTCGGCCTGCTGTACCTGGCGGCCGTCGCGCACCGGCGCGGCTACGACGCGGACCTGCTCGACCAGCAGGTGGAAGCCTTCGACGCCGCGACGGTGGTGGAACGCATCCGGCGCGAACGGACGCGCTTCGTCGGCCTTTATTGCTGCCATTACGATCCGCTGATCGCCAAGGTGGCCGCGTACGTCCGGCGCATCAAAAGCGAAACCGACGCCGCGGTGATCGTCGGCGGGCCGTCGTTCGATCCCCTGCCGGTGCTGCAGGCCGGGGCGGACGCGGTCTGCCTGGGCGAAGGCGAAGCGACCTTCGCGGAGTTCCTCGATCACCTCGAGGGCCAACTGCCGCTCGACCGTGTGCGCGGCATCGCCTATCTGCCCGGCGGCCAGGTGCATCAAACCGCGCCGATGCCGCTCGTCGAGGATCTCGACGCGCTGCCGTTCCCCTGGCGGAAATACGTCGACCGCTATTTCATCACCGGCAATCCCAACTGCCGCCGGCCGATGCTGGAACTGGTCGGCTCGCGCGGCTGCCCGATGCGCTGCTCGTTCTGCGGCTCGCCCGGCTTCTGGGGGCGCAGTTGGCGGCTGCGCAGCCCCGGCAACCTGCTGGACGAGGCGCGCGAGCTGATCGACCGCCACGGCGCGCGGTATCTGCACTTCCGCGACGACCTGTTCGGGGCCGACCCGCGCTGGCTCGACCGGTTTCTCGACCTGTACGAGGCGATCCCGAACCGGCCCAACTGGTCGTGCTACCTGCATCCGGCGTCCTTCGGCGAACGGCGCGAATCCTACCTGCGCCGCCTGGCCGCGAGCGGGCTGAACATGGTGGTCTACGGCCTGCAATCGACCGACGCCGGCATCCTGCAGGGCATCCACCGCCGCGCCGAGGAGCCGGCGATGCTGGCCGAGCAGTTGCGGCTGGCGCGCCGCCTGGGCATCCTGACTTTTGTGGGCATCATTTTCGGCCTGCCGGGCGAAACGCGGGAAACCATGCGCGCCACCGAACGCTGGGTGAAAAAACACCGGCCCGACATTCTGACGATCATGCCGCTGGGCCTGCTGCGCAACTCCGAGTTCGGCGAGCGGTACCAAAGCACGGACGAGGTGACGCCGCTGCCCCCGGCGTTGATCAACCGCGAAATCCGCCGCGTGACGCGTTCGTTTTACGCGCACCCGCGCCATTTGCCGCGCCTGTTGTGGTACGTGCTGCGCAAGAATCCGGGCTGGCTCCGCCAGGCGCTGCCGCGCCTGCGTTACGGCCTGCAATTTTTCCAATTTTCGCGGAGGGACACGAATTGGTGA
- a CDS encoding radical SAM protein, with translation MSLQVVLHRLTPSGGQNFPVCVDLGLAYLLKALEQNGVEAAYHDGVLHPTAADDLLARYGRDEPWLLGLKLYSHQIGPARALLRRLKDRNPRIVAVLGGPHPSGLVEQVFATVPEADYAFVGEGEPGLPRLAREGASPGDWRGEVPGLIWRDGETVRANPPDYVADLDAFGEAPWDRVGLAEYLPYRTPIRNAALVPIHTSRGCAFHCTYCMGHRLTGHRVRYRSPERVVAEIARLRRDYGVESVSIQDDNFTSRREHVVGFCEALLRAGLGVRWDCLSTGVRLDALDADLLRLMERSGCHALSLAVESANQEVLDDMRKGTKLTAVAETIRLIKRETRLTTNGYFILGYPTETRRTVANSIRFARRAGLDYALFFLFSPLPGTEITARLQRAGRLGDIDWESFQYDAPSVPLPDLSRGGLKRRQLWAYLSFYLRPRAFWRLLRTAAGAGQRGDLRRRLASLLGRRASRES, from the coding sequence ATGTCCTTGCAGGTGGTCTTGCACCGGTTGACGCCGTCCGGCGGGCAGAATTTCCCCGTTTGCGTCGATCTGGGATTGGCTTACCTGCTCAAGGCGTTAGAGCAAAACGGGGTGGAAGCCGCCTACCACGACGGCGTGCTGCATCCCACCGCCGCCGACGACCTGCTGGCCCGCTACGGCCGCGACGAACCGTGGCTGCTGGGGCTCAAGCTCTATTCGCACCAGATCGGCCCGGCCCGCGCCCTGCTGCGCCGCCTGAAAGACCGCAACCCGCGGATCGTGGCGGTCCTGGGCGGGCCGCATCCGTCGGGTCTGGTCGAGCAGGTTTTCGCCACGGTGCCCGAAGCCGATTACGCCTTCGTCGGCGAGGGCGAACCGGGCCTGCCGCGGCTGGCTCGCGAAGGCGCGTCGCCGGGCGACTGGCGCGGCGAGGTACCGGGGCTGATCTGGCGGGACGGCGAAACCGTGCGCGCCAACCCGCCGGACTACGTCGCCGATCTCGACGCTTTCGGCGAGGCGCCGTGGGACCGGGTCGGCCTGGCCGAATACCTGCCGTACCGCACCCCGATCCGCAACGCCGCCCTCGTGCCGATTCACACCTCGCGCGGCTGCGCTTTCCATTGCACCTATTGCATGGGCCACCGCCTGACGGGCCACCGCGTGCGCTACCGCTCGCCGGAACGGGTCGTCGCGGAAATCGCCCGGCTGCGGCGCGACTACGGCGTCGAATCGGTCTCGATCCAGGACGACAATTTCACCTCGCGGCGCGAACACGTCGTAGGCTTTTGCGAGGCGCTGCTGCGGGCCGGGCTCGGCGTGCGCTGGGATTGCCTGTCGACCGGCGTGCGCCTCGATGCGCTGGACGCCGACCTGCTGCGGCTGATGGAACGCAGCGGCTGCCACGCGCTGAGCCTCGCGGTCGAATCGGCCAACCAGGAAGTGCTCGACGACATGCGCAAGGGCACGAAACTGACCGCGGTGGCCGAAACGATCCGGCTGATCAAGCGCGAAACGCGGCTGACGACCAACGGCTACTTCATTCTGGGCTATCCGACCGAGACGCGGCGGACGGTCGCCAACAGCATCCGCTTCGCGCGGCGCGCGGGCCTGGATTACGCGCTGTTCTTTTTGTTTTCGCCGCTGCCGGGTACCGAGATCACCGCGCGGCTGCAACGCGCCGGCCGACTCGGCGACATCGATTGGGAAAGCTTCCAGTACGACGCGCCCAGCGTGCCGCTGCCGGATTTGTCGCGCGGCGGGTTGAAGCGGCGGCAGCTTTGGGCCTACCTGAGTTTTTACCTGCGCCCACGGGCCTTTTGGCGCCTTTTGCGCACCGCGGCCGGTGCCGGCCAACGGGGCGATCTGCGGCGGCGGCTGGCTTCGCTGCTGGGGCGGCGCGCGTCGAGGGAGAGTTGA
- a CDS encoding glycosyltransferase family 4 protein: MRLLIIDNSPSMGGSIRDSAELANELIRRQTPVGVLASRPDLFRPHLAAGVEVLTAEWEGFRNVFDPALGLMGGPIPRLSGWLAMRRFTNRLAPEIRAVLDRFRPDLVHLNNLNLPQIPVLETCRAAGLPVAFYAQMIRVFGGREKRLAAAAQRVICISEAVRRFLVDQNGVPAERTCVVYPGIDAAAYAPPPDPSTRAELGWPPDAPVACLLGRISRWKGQHVAIAAWREVTARLPQAVLAIVGTGDAEYLAECRRLAQENGVADRVHFVGHRGDVPRVLAACDLVIHASCYAQPEQGTVEALGLVVMEAMAAGRPVIATAAGGPPELVADGETGRLVTPGDAAAMAAAVLGYLENPEAARAAGAAGRRRAARFTLDRMAEQFLAAYREAAESIGKTLP, encoded by the coding sequence ATGCGCCTGTTGATCATCGACAACAGCCCTTCCATGGGCGGCAGCATCCGCGATAGCGCCGAATTGGCCAACGAACTGATCCGCCGGCAAACGCCGGTGGGCGTCCTGGCCTCGCGCCCCGACCTGTTCCGGCCGCACCTCGCGGCGGGCGTCGAAGTCCTCACCGCGGAATGGGAAGGCTTTCGCAACGTCTTCGATCCGGCGCTGGGGCTGATGGGGGGGCCGATTCCCCGGCTGAGCGGCTGGCTGGCGATGCGCCGCTTCACCAACCGCCTCGCGCCGGAAATCCGCGCCGTGCTGGACCGCTTCCGGCCCGATCTGGTGCATCTGAACAACCTCAATCTGCCGCAGATTCCGGTGCTGGAAACCTGCCGCGCCGCCGGCCTGCCGGTCGCGTTTTACGCGCAGATGATCCGCGTTTTCGGCGGGCGGGAAAAACGCCTGGCGGCCGCCGCGCAACGGGTGATCTGCATCAGCGAGGCGGTGCGCCGGTTCCTGGTCGACCAGAACGGCGTGCCGGCCGAACGGACCTGCGTGGTCTATCCCGGCATCGACGCCGCCGCCTATGCGCCGCCGCCCGACCCGTCGACGCGGGCCGAACTGGGCTGGCCGCCCGACGCGCCGGTGGCCTGCCTGTTGGGGCGGATTTCGCGCTGGAAAGGCCAGCACGTGGCGATCGCCGCCTGGCGGGAGGTCACGGCCCGGTTGCCGCAGGCCGTGTTGGCGATCGTCGGCACCGGCGACGCCGAATACCTGGCGGAATGCCGGCGGTTGGCGCAGGAAAACGGCGTGGCCGACCGCGTCCATTTCGTCGGTCACCGCGGCGATGTGCCGCGTGTCCTGGCCGCCTGCGATCTGGTCATTCATGCGTCCTGCTACGCCCAGCCCGAACAGGGCACGGTGGAGGCGCTGGGCCTGGTCGTGATGGAAGCGATGGCCGCCGGGCGGCCGGTGATCGCGACCGCGGCCGGCGGGCCGCCGGAACTGGTCGCGGACGGCGAAACCGGCCGGCTGGTAACGCCGGGCGACGCCGCGGCGATGGCGGCCGCGGTCTTAGGTTACCTGGAGAACCCGGAAGCCGCGCGCGCCGCAGGGGCCGCCGGCCGCCGTCGCGCCGCCCGGTTCACCCTGGACCGGATGGCCGAACAATTTCTCGCGGCCTATCGCGAAGCCGCCGAATCCATTGGTAAAACCCTTCCATAA
- a CDS encoding B12-binding domain-containing radical SAM protein — MSAVDRPVAFAARLRRDGVLFLMPRNLYQGWPFSNDFTRHILAAPSSCFPQLAAMIPELPVRYLDAGLDRRLDYTDYLAQLGSAPVVCLSAVSPLVALNTELTVRLIRKHFPNTLIVLGGHHATFYADQWLARGVHVVVRREGEPPFQNLLRALRDGRPLDDIPGLSYRDRDGRARHNPEAPFLPDLDALPLPNWDIVDLAQYRFRLQPHGHPATIESARGCPHGCAFCCAASMWNHTQRFKSAARIIGEMENLVGRGVGSILFADDNFAARRDRDLRVFDEILKRGWRLGLWCFLRADLALNDPEYLDVATRAGLRMVYIGYETVCDETLDKYEKNPAQGVGPAAYPQIYRLLKSRGVFVYGLFVRDFDAEQEDKVRWPVWRQVRRISDITAQTRFIPMRGVPGSEDLAARGYELKDLFYHDRFMPAFRYRGRPQGSRYVLTAAYDLLKPANFYKMLAGSFVERSFFRSLYRGLLADLCRLRWLNLRAFAVTMRPNLPLDERQRRISTMFRRAFGVADSPPDGED, encoded by the coding sequence GTGAGCGCCGTCGACCGTCCCGTCGCGTTCGCCGCCCGATTGCGGCGCGACGGCGTCCTGTTTCTGATGCCGCGCAACCTCTATCAGGGCTGGCCGTTTTCGAACGATTTCACGCGGCACATCCTGGCGGCGCCCTCGAGTTGTTTTCCGCAGTTGGCGGCGATGATTCCCGAGCTGCCGGTGCGCTACCTCGACGCCGGGCTCGACCGCCGGCTCGACTACACCGATTACCTGGCGCAGCTCGGCAGCGCGCCGGTCGTCTGCCTGAGCGCCGTTTCGCCCCTCGTCGCGCTCAACACCGAACTGACGGTGCGGCTGATCCGGAAGCATTTTCCCAATACGCTGATCGTGCTCGGCGGCCACCACGCGACCTTCTACGCCGACCAGTGGCTGGCGCGCGGCGTCCACGTGGTCGTGCGGCGCGAGGGCGAGCCGCCGTTTCAAAACCTGTTGCGCGCGTTGCGGGACGGCCGCCCGCTCGACGACATTCCCGGCCTGTCGTACCGCGACCGCGACGGGCGGGCGCGCCACAATCCCGAGGCGCCGTTCCTGCCCGACCTGGACGCGCTGCCCCTGCCGAATTGGGACATCGTCGACCTGGCGCAATACCGCTTCCGCCTGCAACCGCATGGCCACCCGGCGACGATCGAATCGGCGCGGGGCTGTCCGCACGGCTGCGCGTTCTGTTGCGCGGCCTCGATGTGGAACCATACGCAGCGATTCAAGAGCGCGGCACGCATCATCGGTGAAATGGAAAACCTCGTCGGCCGCGGCGTCGGGTCGATCCTATTCGCCGACGACAATTTCGCGGCGCGGCGCGACCGCGATTTACGGGTGTTCGACGAGATTTTAAAGCGCGGCTGGCGACTGGGCCTCTGGTGTTTCCTGCGCGCCGACCTCGCGCTGAACGATCCGGAATACCTGGACGTGGCGACGCGCGCCGGCCTGCGCATGGTGTACATCGGTTACGAAACGGTCTGCGACGAGACGCTCGACAAGTACGAGAAGAATCCGGCTCAGGGCGTCGGCCCCGCCGCGTACCCGCAAATCTACCGGCTGCTCAAATCGCGGGGCGTTTTCGTCTACGGGCTGTTCGTGCGCGACTTTGACGCCGAGCAGGAGGACAAGGTGCGCTGGCCGGTCTGGCGACAGGTGCGGCGGATCAGCGACATCACCGCGCAAACCCGTTTCATTCCGATGCGCGGCGTGCCCGGCAGCGAGGACCTGGCGGCCCGGGGCTACGAACTGAAAGACCTTTTTTACCACGACCGGTTCATGCCCGCGTTCCGCTACCGCGGTCGGCCGCAGGGCTCGCGCTACGTTCTCACCGCCGCTTACGACCTGCTGAAACCGGCCAACTTCTACAAAATGCTGGCCGGTTCGTTCGTCGAGCGATCGTTTTTCCGTTCGCTGTACCGCGGCTTGCTGGCCGACCTGTGCCGCCTGCGCTGGCTCAACCTGCGCGCCTTCGCCGTGACGATGCGGCCCAACCTGCCGCTCGACGAGCGGCAGCGGCGCATTTCGACGATGTTTCGAAGGGCGTTCGGCGTGGCCGATTCGCCGCCGGATGGGGAGGACTAG
- a CDS encoding electron transfer flavoprotein subunit beta/FixA family protein encodes MNIVVLCKQVPDTETKIKLLGDNSNIDQEGIKWVLNVYDEFAVEEALKIKEAGKAQKVTVVSIGPKRCEEALRTALAMGADDAIHLEDDSLYGVDPYVVAKGLAGLLKGLDYGIILSGKQAVDDDAAAVPQMLAEMLGIGQVTVVSKVEVGADDVKAYRDIEGGAKEVVQGKMPIILAATKGLNEPRYASLPGIMKAKRKPLAKKTAADAGTSAGDAKTKIVGWSLPPQRQAGKVFKGTADDLAARIANVVKLLREEAKVI; translated from the coding sequence GTGAATATCGTCGTCTTGTGCAAGCAGGTGCCGGACACCGAGACCAAGATCAAGTTGCTCGGTGACAACAGCAACATCGATCAAGAGGGGATCAAGTGGGTGCTCAACGTTTACGATGAGTTCGCCGTTGAAGAAGCCCTGAAGATCAAGGAAGCCGGGAAAGCCCAGAAGGTGACCGTCGTCTCGATCGGCCCGAAGCGCTGCGAAGAAGCGCTGCGCACGGCGTTGGCGATGGGCGCCGACGACGCGATCCACCTCGAGGACGATTCGCTCTACGGCGTCGATCCGTACGTCGTCGCCAAAGGCCTGGCCGGGCTGCTCAAGGGCCTGGACTACGGCATCATCCTCAGCGGCAAGCAAGCCGTCGATGACGACGCGGCCGCCGTGCCGCAGATGCTGGCCGAAATGCTGGGCATCGGCCAGGTGACCGTCGTGAGCAAGGTGGAAGTGGGCGCCGACGACGTGAAGGCCTACCGCGACATCGAAGGCGGCGCGAAGGAAGTCGTGCAGGGCAAGATGCCGATCATCCTCGCCGCCACCAAGGGCCTCAACGAACCGCGTTACGCCAGCCTGCCGGGCATCATGAAGGCCAAGCGCAAGCCGCTGGCGAAGAAAACCGCCGCCGACGCCGGCACTTCCGCCGGTGACGCGAAAACCAAGATCGTCGGCTGGTCGCTGCCGCCGCAACGCCAGGCCGGCAAGGTGTTCAAGGGCACCGCGGACGACCTCGCGGCGCGGATCGCCAACGTGGTGAAGCTCCTCCGCGAAGAAGCGAAGGTCATCTAA
- a CDS encoding TetR/AcrR family transcriptional regulator, translating to MNLSKGRNSTKDKHERILRAAIKVFAKNGFHNSKISQIAKEAGVADGTIYLYFKNKDDILIKLFEERLDDVNNRFQEVLDGIADPEEKLRTFIAMHIELMDQNRHLAEVISVELRQSHKFMKEYVPRKFAEYLNVISRIIREGKDRGVFRADAHPGVVKRMLFGALDELVLYSVLSPSPKYEFKTLAQQATDLFIRGLKN from the coding sequence CTGAATTTAAGTAAGGGACGCAACTCCACCAAGGATAAGCACGAACGCATCTTGCGGGCCGCCATTAAAGTCTTTGCCAAAAACGGCTTTCACAACTCGAAAATCAGCCAGATCGCCAAGGAAGCCGGCGTCGCCGACGGCACGATCTATCTCTATTTCAAGAACAAGGACGACATCCTGATCAAGCTGTTCGAGGAACGGCTCGACGACGTGAACAACCGGTTCCAGGAAGTGCTGGACGGCATCGCCGATCCCGAGGAAAAACTGCGCACCTTCATCGCGATGCACATCGAATTGATGGACCAGAACCGGCACCTGGCCGAGGTGATCAGCGTCGAACTCCGGCAAAGCCATAAATTCATGAAGGAATACGTGCCGCGCAAGTTCGCCGAGTACCTGAACGTCATCAGCCGTATCATCCGCGAGGGCAAGGATCGGGGCGTGTTCCGCGCCGATGCCCATCCGGGAGTGGTCAAGCGCATGTTGTTCGGGGCCTTGGACGAACTGGTGTTGTATTCGGTCTTGTCGCCCTCGCCGAAGTACGAATTCAAAACCTTGGCACAGCAGGCGACCGACCTGTTCATTCGGGGGTTGAAAAACTGA
- a CDS encoding radical SAM protein has protein sequence MSRWRNRVKLAADYWAGRPEARGYPISVTAETTTRCNLNCPMCLRVRDDLPPRDMPLDLFARLWNTGRPAFDHLILYGLGEPLCDPAFFAKAALAARRCAAVQVSTNALLLDEDRSRELLETGVSQVIFSLDAARPETYARLRPGGDYAATVGHIEAFLRLNEERGRPVFTVVQLVVLPENRAEIDEFRRRWDRPAVGAVRLKRDEVRPHDPAAKPARRAPCPVLWRGPFFVRADGAVHPCCHHHRAEPLGNLRTDKLADLWNHPRLRELRRAHAVGQGNAVPHCDRCFLETPSRVLTALSFLPSIDLAQRLLPWAERRLVPAAP, from the coding sequence ATGAGCCGGTGGCGCAACCGAGTGAAGCTGGCGGCCGATTACTGGGCCGGGCGGCCGGAGGCGCGCGGTTACCCGATCTCGGTCACCGCCGAAACCACCACGCGCTGCAACCTGAACTGTCCGATGTGCCTACGGGTGCGGGACGATCTGCCGCCGCGGGACATGCCGCTGGATTTGTTCGCGCGCCTGTGGAACACGGGGCGGCCCGCCTTCGACCACCTGATCCTGTACGGCCTGGGCGAACCGCTGTGCGATCCCGCGTTTTTCGCCAAGGCCGCGCTCGCCGCGCGCCGCTGCGCGGCCGTGCAGGTGTCCACCAACGCTTTGTTGCTCGACGAAGACCGATCCCGGGAGTTGCTCGAAACCGGCGTCAGCCAGGTCATTTTTTCGCTCGACGCGGCGCGGCCCGAAACCTACGCACGCCTGCGGCCGGGCGGCGACTATGCCGCGACCGTGGGTCATATCGAGGCCTTCCTGCGCCTCAACGAGGAGCGCGGCCGGCCGGTGTTCACCGTGGTGCAATTGGTCGTGCTGCCGGAAAACCGCGCCGAAATCGACGAATTCCGGCGCCGCTGGGATCGCCCCGCGGTCGGCGCGGTGCGCCTGAAGCGCGACGAGGTGCGGCCGCACGATCCGGCGGCGAAGCCGGCCCGCCGCGCCCCCTGTCCGGTGCTCTGGCGCGGGCCGTTTTTCGTGCGGGCGGACGGGGCCGTGCACCCTTGCTGTCACCATCACCGAGCGGAACCGCTCGGCAATCTGCGCACCGACAAACTGGCCGACCTGTGGAACCATCCGCGGCTGCGGGAATTGCGGCGGGCGCACGCCGTCGGGCAGGGCAACGCGGTGCCGCACTGCGATCGTTGTTTTCTGGAGACGCCGTCGCGCGTCCTGACCGCGCTGTCCTTCCTGCCGAGCATCGACCTGGCGCAACGCCTGCTGCCGTGGGCCGAACGCCGGCTTGTACCGGCGGCGCCATGA
- a CDS encoding YgiQ family radical SAM protein, translating into MKRPPPPDLRHLPATRAEMAARGWEELDVVLVTGDAHVDHPSFPAALLGRWLEARGFRVGVIARPDPQDPAAVAALGRPRLFFGVTSGALDSLVANYTALKKPRSDDAFAPGGRAGGRPDRALTAYCNLVRRAFGKSAFVVAGGLEAGLRRFAHYDYWSDRVRRPILMDCGADILVHGMGEGPLLEIARRLDRLGAPGAAEKDFTARRLQAVHDIPGVVYREPKSRPAPAEGVALPPAEEVAADPAAHARAWLLHERHRRVRQWQESGGMRVIANPPWPPVTTAELDALHELPFTRDPHPMYGDQRIPALEQVRFSLTSHRGCGGGCAFCAINAHQGKLVSSRSPESLRREAARIVAHPRFRGTIQDLGGPTANMYRVTCARREPCDHPSCLWPRRCPHLNADQQPYLELLRLIRQLPGVKHLFVTTGLRTDLAVSSPDLVRELALVHTSGLMKVAPEHSVPAVLEIMRKPRVESFEKFLEMHRLFSRAAGREQYVLPYLLAAHPGCTLADMAAVREWLIRWDLKAEQCQIFTPTPGTAATVMYATGLDPATLRPVFVERDLERKQLQKALILHHLPENASRVRRALQIVARENADAVAAKEKRTGLKRPVRPRFPKKS; encoded by the coding sequence ATGAAGCGGCCGCCTCCGCCGGATTTGCGCCACCTGCCCGCGACGCGCGCGGAAATGGCGGCGCGCGGCTGGGAAGAGCTGGACGTCGTGCTGGTGACCGGCGACGCCCACGTCGATCATCCGTCGTTTCCGGCGGCGCTGCTCGGCCGCTGGCTGGAGGCGCGGGGTTTCCGCGTCGGGGTCATCGCGCGGCCCGATCCGCAAGACCCGGCGGCCGTCGCCGCGCTGGGGCGGCCGCGGTTGTTTTTCGGCGTGACGTCCGGGGCGCTGGATTCGCTGGTGGCCAATTACACCGCGCTGAAAAAGCCGCGCTCCGACGACGCCTTCGCGCCCGGCGGCCGCGCCGGGGGGCGGCCCGACCGCGCCTTGACCGCCTACTGCAACCTGGTGCGACGCGCCTTCGGCAAAAGCGCGTTCGTGGTCGCCGGCGGCCTCGAGGCCGGGCTGCGCCGCTTCGCGCATTACGATTACTGGTCCGACCGCGTCCGCCGGCCGATTCTGATGGATTGCGGCGCGGATATCCTCGTGCACGGCATGGGCGAGGGGCCGCTTCTGGAAATCGCCCGCCGCCTCGATCGGCTCGGCGCTCCCGGCGCGGCCGAGAAGGATTTCACCGCCCGGCGCCTGCAGGCGGTGCACGATATTCCGGGCGTGGTCTACCGCGAACCGAAGAGCCGGCCGGCGCCCGCGGAGGGCGTCGCCCTGCCGCCGGCGGAAGAGGTGGCGGCCGATCCGGCGGCGCACGCGCGCGCCTGGCTATTGCACGAGCGGCACCGTCGCGTTCGTCAGTGGCAGGAAAGCGGTGGGATGCGGGTGATCGCCAATCCGCCCTGGCCGCCGGTGACGACCGCCGAGTTGGACGCGTTGCACGAATTGCCGTTCACGCGCGACCCTCACCCCATGTACGGCGACCAGCGGATTCCGGCCTTGGAGCAGGTGCGCTTTTCGCTGACCTCGCATCGCGGCTGCGGCGGCGGTTGCGCGTTTTGCGCCATCAACGCGCACCAGGGCAAGCTGGTGTCGAGCCGTTCCCCCGAATCGCTGCGCCGCGAGGCCGCGCGGATCGTCGCGCACCCGCGATTCCGCGGCACGATCCAGGACCTCGGCGGGCCGACCGCCAACATGTACCGCGTCACCTGCGCGCGGCGCGAACCGTGCGACCACCCCTCGTGCCTGTGGCCCCGGCGTTGCCCGCATCTGAACGCCGACCAGCAGCCGTACCTCGAACTGCTGCGGCTGATCCGGCAGCTTCCCGGCGTCAAGCACCTGTTCGTCACCACCGGTTTGCGCACGGATCTGGCCGTCTCGTCGCCGGACCTGGTGCGCGAGCTGGCGCTCGTCCACACCAGCGGCCTGATGAAGGTCGCGCCGGAACACAGCGTGCCGGCGGTGCTGGAGATTATGCGCAAGCCCCGGGTGGAGAGCTTCGAGAAATTTCTCGAGATGCACCGGCTTTTTTCGCGCGCGGCCGGGCGCGAGCAGTACGTGCTGCCCTACCTGCTGGCGGCGCATCCCGGCTGCACGCTGGCCGATATGGCGGCGGTGCGCGAGTGGCTGATCCGGTGGGACTTAAAGGCGGAACAGTGTCAGATTTTCACGCCGACGCCGGGCACGGCCGCGACGGTGATGTACGCCACGGGCCTGGACCCGGCGACGTTGCGGCCGGTGTTCGTCGAGCGCGACCTCGAGCGCAAGCAATTGCAGAAGGCGCTGATCCTCCACCACCTGCCCGAAAACGCCAGCCGCGTCCGGCGCGCCCTGCAGATCGTCGCGCGGGAAAACGCCGACGCCGTAGCGGCCAAAGAAAAACGCACCGGCCTAAAGCGACCGGTGCGTCCCCGCTTCCCGAAAAAAAGCTGA